Within Amycolatopsis sp. FDAARGOS 1241, the genomic segment CGTTTCCGCCAGCAGGTCCGCGACGGCTGCCGGGTCCCAGCGGTCGCTGACGACGCCGCAGCCGCCCGTGAGCAGCGGCCGCATGAGGCAGAAGAAGATGCCGCCGGTGTGCGTCAGCGAATGCGGTGTGGAGAACACGCCGGGCTCGTCGTCGGTGACGTGCGCGGCGGCGGTCGCGTATTCGGTGTTGAGCGTGTGCAACGCGGCCTTCGGCTCGCCCGTGGTCCCGGACGTGAACAGCGCCAGGCTGACCTGGTCCGGATTCACCCTCGCCTCGGACAACGGAATCGGCTGCGCTCGCTCGAAAACGGCGAAATCGGGCGACCCCAGCACGATCCAGTGCCGCAGCCGCGGCAGCCGCGGCGCCAGTTCGGCCAGCGAGGCACCGTCGGCCGTCACGCACACCGAAGCACCCACCCGCGTGAGCACCCGCTCCAGCTCACGCGACCGGATCGTCGGCATGATCGGCGCCACGACCGCCCCGACGGCGAAACACGCCAGCAGCAACACGTTGACCTGCCACACGTTGGGCAACTGCAGCGCCACGACCTGGCCCGGCCCCACGCCGAGCTCCTTCAACGCCCCGGCGTAGACCGAGACCAGTCGCGCGTATTCGCGGTACGTCAACCGCGTCGTCTCCCCGGTGTCGACGCACCGGGCGACGAGCGCGAGCGCGTCCGGCGTCTCGTCCCGCCACCGGGCCAGGTCGTCGAGCGGCGAACCGTCGCGCCAGACGTCTTCCGCGCGGAACCGCGCCGCCGAGGCCGCCGGCGGCCGGAGGCTGAACACCGTCAGCCCCGGCCCCGGGGTGAACACGTCGGTCACGCGGCGCCGGCCCGGTCGATCAGCCGCGCCGGCTCAGCCGCCCGCGACAGGCGCGGCGAATGGCTCACGGGCAGGCGGCGGACGTCCTTCGTGCGGGTGGCCATTTTCTCTTGCAGCTCCACGGAAAGCGAATTGTCCGGTGCGGTGACGACTTGGCTCTGAGCACAGTTTGCCACGCCGCGCGGGAAACGTGATCCACCGGCCAACCAGGCGCTGACCGGGCCGCCCGGACAGGACGAGATCGTCGCGCGCGAGGTCACCCTGCTCGAGTGGCGCAGAGTGTTCCGGCGGCCGGCTACTCGAGCGTGAGCCGCACGTCGTGGTGGCCCGACAGGCCGGCCGGGAGCTTCGGCGGCGCCGGTCGCCCGTCCACAGTGCACGCCGACACGCGAGTGCCCGAGCCGTGCAGTGTCACGTCGAGCGTGGTGTCCCGATAGGACAGACCGCGCAGCGTCGCCGTGCCCCAGCCGGCCGGCAGGCACGGGGCGAACTGCAGGCCGTCCGGGGTGAAGGTGAGCCCGAACAGGCCGGCGTAGAGCATGCGGAGGTAACCGGTCGCGGACCACGCCTGGTCGGGCTGCGACGTGAACTGCTCGAGGTTGCCCGAGCCGCCGGTCTGCCAGCCGCCTTGTACAGCACCGGTTTTGCTGTCGTAGATCTCGTAGAAGTTGCCGTTCGTGGCGGTGACGAGCGATGCGAGGTCGGTGACGGCGCGGCCGAACAGGTCCGCGCGGCGGGCGTGCGCGGTGGCGTGGCCGAAGAACGAGTGCACCATCGGCCACACGACCACGTTGTGCCGCCCGGGTTTCTCGTCGCTGAACCGCGCGAAGTGGGGGTAGCTGTTCACGATTCCGTGTGGCTCCCAGTGCGCGGTCCGCAGCAGCGACGCGATCCGCGTGTCGTCGGCCACGCCGAGCAGGATCGCGAACGCCAGCCCCGCGCCTTCCTGCGATGCGTCGAGCTGCCCGGCGAGCGGACCGGTGCCGTGGACGAAGTAGCCGTACGTGCCGGCGTCCGCGCGCCAGAAGTGCGCGTTGATCGCGGTGCGCAGCTTCGCGGCGTCGGCTTCGTGCGCGCGGCCATCCTTGTGCAGTGCACGGGCCAGGTTCGCGAGGGCCAGGAAAGCGCCGTGGTAGAGGCAGTTCGTGGACAGGCACAGCAGTTCGGCCGACTGCGGGTAGTCCAGCACGAACGACGAATGGATGCCCGGCTCCCACGGCGGCGCGGGGTACCCGGCGATACCGTCGTTCATGAAGCTGGGGCCCTTGAACAGACCGCGGGTGGTGTCGAAGCTCTTCGCCTTGCGCTGCGCGAGCGTCGCGACTCCGATTTCGTAGGCGGTGGCGAGGAAATCCGCATCTGCGGTGACGGTGTAGTGGTGCCACGCGCCGAGCACCCACACGATCTGGTCCCACCACTGGTTGTCCTGCTGGACGATCGGCCCCTCGTCCACAACGGACAGCAGCGTGTTCCGGCCGACCGCCGGACCCAGCAGGCTCACGGCGTTCCACGCGTTCACGGCGGCGTCGCGCGTCCAGCGCTGCGGCGCGGGATAACCGCCACCGGCACGGACGAACGTGCCCGGCGGGTAGGTCAGCAGGCCGGCCTTGTCGTAGGTCGGCGGGTCGGCGTAGGCGGTGTTGATGCCGACGACGTCGGTGAGCGCGTCTTCGTACCGGGCGCCGACGAGGTTCTGGGTCCGTTCGTCGGAGAACTCGAGCGTGGGCAGCGTGTACACGGTGCGCGGCGCCGGGCCGGGTGGCGCCGCCGCCGCGGCGGGCGGTGCCGCGGCGAGCCCCGCGGCCCCCGCCGCTCCGGCCCCGGCCAGGGCGAGGAACCCCCGCCGGCCGACTTTCCCTTCCCCCGTGCGCTCGGACATGCAGGCTCCGTTCCCCGATGCTGACATCGTTGTCGGCTGCTGTGCCGACGATGCTAGGGACGAAGATCGGGCTCGGACAACGGCGCGGGAGGTTCCTGTCCCGGGGCCTGTCCCGCGATTACGCCGATCGCGTGCACCTCGGGCGAGGCGTCGGAAACATTCGAAGACCGCGGTCAACGGATCTCGAGGCGAACCGGTTCACCCTGGTCAGCCCCGGTGCCGGAGCGGGCAGACGTGCGGTCCGAAGGGGCAAACAGATTGATTGGAGACCCTATACCCAACACAGTGGAGGCCATGAGCGAAGCCCTGACTGACGTCGTGGCGGTCGTCGAGACCCGCCTGACCCACGACCTGCACCGCCGCGCCACCACGCTGCTGGCCGAAGGCGCCGCCGACCCGGCGGTGCCGCTGCCGGCGCTGGCCGAGCTGCGCGATTTCCTCGTGCAGAACCTGCACCACCACCACGAGTCCGAGGACGACGAGCTGTGGCCGCTGATCACCGCCGTCGCCCCGGACGCGGGCAAGGGCCTCGTTGACCTCGGCGACGAGCACGACGAACTCGACCGCAAGCTCGACGCCCTGGCCGCCGTGCCGCTCGAGAGCGACGCCGGCCGCCCCGCGCTGCGCGACGCGGCCGTCGCCGTCCGCGACCTCATCCACCAGCACCTGGAGCACGAGGAGCCGGTGCTGTTCCCGGCCCTGCGCGAGCACCTGCCCGCTGAGAAGTGGGCGAAGTTCTCGCAGCACGTGATCGCGACGGCCCCGCCGATCGCGCCGCACCTCATGGTCGGCTTCTTCGACCAGGTCGGCACTCCCGAGGAGGTCGACGTCGTGCTGTCCGGGCTGCCCGAGCCGGTGCGCCCGCTGCTGCCCGCGCTGCGGCAGCAGGGCAAGCAGGCCCTGCAGGTCCTCGCCGGCGCCGGCGCGCCCGCCTGAGCCCGCTGAACGCACTGAGCAGGCCCGGTCCGCACGGCGCGAACCGGCCCGCACTGCATCAGCGAAACCGTCCGTCGGGCAGGTTCCTGTACGTCGGGGGAACTTCTGGGCACCGTACCTGCGCCGGATGCGCCTCCTGCTCGTGTTCGGCCTGGTGAACCTGACGGTGCTGCACGCACCGGACGTGCTCACCGTGTACGCGCTCAACGGCGCCGTGCTCGCCCTGTTCTTCCGGGCCCCGCAACGGGTTCTGCTCGCCGTCGGCCTCGTCGTGGGCCTCGGCGCCGACCTCGCCACCACCGGCGTTGCCCTCGCGGACCACTACGCCGGCACGGGAATCGGCCAGGTTTAGTGGGTGGCGACGGGCGCCGCGGTCCAGTCGTTCGGCCACACCGTGCTCGGGTGCTGGGCGTTGCGTGCCGGTCTGCTGACGGCCGAGCGGCACGTGCCGGCGATCCGGAAGCTCTTCGCGGTCACCGGGATCGCGACGATCGCGCTGTGGGCGTGGACCTTGTCGCTGTCACCGGCTGACGAGAACCTGGCGCGTGCTGGAGGAAACCTCGCGGTCGTCGCGGCCGTTGCGTACCTCACCGGGCGGATGCTCCTGCTGCGCTCGGCCCTGTTGCGCGCCGATTTGCTGCCGCTGCAGCGCTACGGCCGCATGGCGCTCACCAGCTACCTCCCCCACGCGATCCTCGGCCTCGCTGTGGTGGGCGCGCTTCGGTGTGGACGATCCCGGCGGCGCTGCTCCTGCTGTTGTACGTGCCGATCTGGGTGGTGGCTCTCGCGCTTCACCTACGGTCCGTTCGAATGGCTGTGGCGCGCGGGGATCGATCGGCTCGATCCGCTGCCGGGCGGTCGGCATGGGTTTCGTAGTGGTGTCCACGGAAAGTCCCCTCGTGTGCGCTGTGGTGGGGGAGAGTCAACCGCTGTCCTGAGTGGCCGGGCATAATCGTGAGGATGATCCGGGGTTGCCCGAACGCGCTACCCGGCCCGATCATTGCGGTGATTGGCACGGGAACGGCTGGTCCCCCGCGGAGAACTGCTCTACCGTCACCGCGTGGAGCCCTACCCCTATCGCACCTTCACCACCTGCGGGCTGCGCGAAGCGCGCCGGTTCGCGTTGTGGGAGCAGCACAACGAGGAGACGCTGGTGCGGCTGGCCTGCCGGACGCTCACGCAAGGGTCGTTCGAGGGCTGGGAGACGTCGCTTCTCGTCGGCGAGTTCAAGATCGCGAACATCACCGCGACGGCGCACGTCGTGGAGCGCGACCGGCGACTGATCCGGCGCAACGAGAGCGGCCGGGTGGCGCTGTACTTCACGCTGTTCGGGGAAGCGTTCTTCTACCACGACAAAGGGATCCGGCTGCAGCAGCCGGGCACGCTGCTGGTGTGCGACCTCGACCACCCGTTCCTGCGCGGGTTCGCCCAGGGCCTGCGCGAGTACGTGCTGATGGTGCCCAAGCCCACGTTCGAGGAGCTGACCGCCAGCGCGGCGCCGCTGACCCCGACGACTCGCCGGTTCTCCCTCACCGACACCACCGGCAGCCCGGCCGCGGACCTGGCGCGCCTGTTGCGTGACCTGCTGGCCGCGCCGCCGCTCGCCGGCCCCGGCACGGAGGCGCGGATCCGCGCGCTGCTGACCGAGCTGGCCGAGGGGGAGCGCCACCCGCTGGCCGCGCAGCACCGCCGCCGCGTGCTGGCCCACATCGACGCCCACCTCGGCGACCGCGGGCTCACGACGTCGTCGGTCGCGTCCGCGGTGGGACTCAGCAACCGCCAGCTCACCCGCGTGTTCAGCCAGGGCGGCGTGGGCCGGGTGATCCGGGAACGGCGGCTGCGCTCGGCCTACGAGCGGCTCACCACGGATCCGGCCGCGCCGATCTCGCGCGTCGCGCACGCGTGCGGGTTCGCCTCCCACGCCCACTTCACCCGCGCGTTTCGCGAGCACTACGGCGTGCCACCCTCGGCGATCCGCTCCGCTTGACCGCGTCGGCCGTCTCCTTGCCCGGCCCGGCCGCCCCACCGGCGCGCGTCTTGCGCCGCCGCGATGCTGGCGTCCGGCACCCGAGAGAGGACACCAGATGAGTGGAGCGGTTTCGCCCGGCCAGACCGAGGTCGAAGAAGGCCTGGTCGAGGAGGTCGTGGCGTCGTTCGCGGACGCGCCGAGCGCGCGGCTGCGCGAGGTGATGACCTCGGTCGTGCGCCACCTGCACGCGATCGTGCGGGAGACGCGGCTGACCGAGCAGGAGTGGAACACGGCGATCGAGTTCCTGACGCAGACGGGCCACATCACCGACGACCGCCGCCAGGAGTTCATCATGCTCTCCGACGTGCTGGGCGTTTCGATGCAGACCGTCGCCGTGAGCAACCAGCTCTTCGGGAACGCGACCGAGGCGACCGTGTTCGGGCCCTTCTACCACGAGGGCTCGCCGGAAGTCCCCAACGGCGGCGACATCGCGGCCGGCGCGCACGGGCAGCCGTGCTGGGTCGAGGGCACGGTCACCGACCCCGAAGGGAAGCCGCTCCCGGGCGCGCGGCTCGAGGTGTGGGAGAACGACGAGGACGGCTACTACGACGTGCAGTACACCGACGGCCGCGTCGCCGGTCGCGCCCACGTCTTCGCCGACGAGAACGGGAACTACCGGTTCTGGGCCCTCACGCCGACGCGCTACCCGCTACCCACCGACGGTCCCGTCGGCCGCTTGCTCGAAGCCGCCGGCCGCTCGCCGTGGCGGGCCGCGCACCTGCACTTCATGGTCACCCACGAGGGCCACCGGCGGCTCGTCACACACATCTTCGTGCAGGGCGACGACCTGTCCGACGTCGTGTTCGCCGTGCGGGAGTCGCTGGTGCTGCCGTTCGGGCAGCAGCCCGCGGGCGCGCCGACGCCCGACGGGCGCGACCTCGGCGACGCCACATGGAGCCGCGTGCGGTTCGACGTGGTGCTGGCCCCCGAGAAGTAGGGCTGTCCGGCACCGGAGGGGCACGGCGCCTTCCTGAACCTCCCCGTCGTCGTGGTGATCGGGTGTTCGACCAGTCGGCCGACCTGCCATGGTCGTGGGCATGCGATTGCACTCAGTGAACCGGAAAACGGTGTGGCGAGTGGCGTCGACGGCCGTCCTGGGGCTGACGTTCGCGGCCGGGACCGCCGGGGCGGCCACGTCCGCCCCAGTGGCGCGATCCTCGGCCACGCAGGCGCCGGACATTCCCGTGCCGCCACCTGGTTCGGTGTACGCGTCGTGGACCCACACGCACGACGAGCTGGCGGCTCTGGCCCCGAAGCCGCGTCCGTCCGATGTGTCCTCACCGCGGGCCATCGTCACCGCGCTGCACGAGTCGCTGAACGGCCCGCGGGGAAAGTGGAACAGCGATCGGCTGCGCTCACTCGTCGTGCCGAACGCGGTGTTCATGTCACTGGGGCAACCGGACGCCGGTGCGACGACGATCAGCAACAATTCGCTCCCCGACTTCCTGAAGGCCGTCCAGGACGTGCACGACCAGTCCGGGTGGTACGAGTACGTCACCAAGATCATCGACGTGTCGACGGTGGCCAAGAAGGGCGGCGCGCTCGGGATCGTGCACTACGCCGGCATCGCTTCGACCACGCCTGGCGGAAAGCCCGTGGAACAGGGTGAATCCCAAGCTTCCCTGATGTTCGACGGCGTTCGCTGGTGGGTCGTCAGCGACAACTGGTGAGGTAACCGCCGCGACCCGGCGATCGTGGCAACGCCGGCGGTCTGAGCTCAGATCCCGACGCGGCGGCGGTAGTAGTCGTGGGCGAGTTCGCGGATCTCGGCCACGACCCGCTCGTCGCCGCGGGGGTCGAGGCTGAACGCGAAGTCCCACAGCGCGCCGACCATCTCGATGGCGATCCGGCACGTCATCGCGTCGACCGGCGCGCCCTTGAACTCCGTCGCCTTCTGCCGCCACAGCTCGGTGAGCGTTTCGCGGTAGTGGGCGTGGATGAGGACCACGTTGTCCGATGCGCGCCGGTCGAACCACAGCTCGCGCAGGCCCGGCCACTTCGCGAAGTGCTTGCGGTACGAGGTGATGTTGGCGTCGAGCAGGTCGTGGAACGACTCGTGGTGCTTGGCGTGCACACGTTCGACGGCCGCGATCAGGTTCTCCATGTACTGCGCGGCGACGGCGGCGATCACGGAGTCGACGTCGGGGAAGTAGTGGTAGATCGTGGCCGCCGACGTGCCCGCGCCGTCGGCGATCGCGCGCAGCGTCACCTCGGGGCTGTGCGGACCGTGTTCGTCGATGAGCTTCGTGGCCGCTTCGACGATCTTCGCGCGGCGCGCGCGACCGCGTTCCTGAGGGGGCAGCAGTTGCTGCCACGGCTGCTGCCCGGCGCTCACGCGGTGAGTTTACACAGCTGGAGTGCTTGACACGGGCGTCTTCCGTGCCCAATATTCAAACTCGATTCGAGTTCGACTATGAGGGTTCGGTGAACAGTGGACGTCTACGAAGCGCTCTACACCACGCGGGTCATGCGGCGCATGAAACCCGATCCGATCTCGATGGAGAGCCAGTGCCGCATCCTCGACGCCGCGATCCGCGCGCCCAACGGCGGCAACACGCAGCCGTGGCGGTTCGTGGTCGTCGACGACCCGGGGCTGAAGGCCAAGCTCGCGGACGTCTACGCGCGCTGCCGCGAGCGCGAGTACGCCGACATCGTGGCGGGCCGGCTCGGTGTGGTGAAGTACCACGACCGCGACGAATGGTGGGAAACCATGCGTTCGCAGATCAAGCGCTCCGGCGACTACTTCGGGGAGCACTTCGCGGAAACGCCGTTGCTGGTCTTCCTGTTCACCGCCGAAGCGCACTACGGCGCCAACGTGTTCCCGGCGGTGTGGAGCGCGATGCTCGCCGCGCGCGCCGAGGGCATCGGCGGGGTGCTGAGCACGTTGCTGCGCTTCGAAGAGTCCACGGTGTGCGAACTGCTGGGCGTGCCGGTGGACGAGGGCTGGAGCCTCGGCGCGATGCTGGCGTTCGGCTACCCGCTCGGCCGCTGGGGGATTGCGGCGAAGCGGCGCCCGGTGCACGAGGTGGCGCGGCGCAACGGGTGGGACGGCGCGTTCGGCGCCGAAGTCCCAGAACCGTTGTGGAGTCCCGACTTTTCGTAGGGTTCGCGGGGGGCTTGGTCTTTCGGAGGCAAGCTGTGCGGTTCAGAGCTCTGGTCCTGTCCTTCCTCGCGGTTCTCGTCGACGGGTTCGACACGGCCGCGCTGTCGTTTTCCCTCCCGTCGCTGGCGCACGAGTGGCACGCGACCGCCGCGGCGTTCACGCTCGCGATCGTGGCCACGAACGCCGGCACGGTCGTCGGGTACCTCGCGGCCGGCCGGCTGTGCGCCCGCTTCGGCCGGCGGTGCGTGCTGCTGACGGGCGTCGGCCTGTTCGCGGCCGGCACGGTGCTGACGGCCGTGGTGCTGCCGTCGCACTCCCTGGCGCTGCTGGCGGTGATGCGCCTGGTGTCGGGCCTCGGCCTCGGCGCGGTGCTGCCCGCGGCGGTGTCGTTCGCGGTCGAGCACTTCTCACCGGCGTACCGCTCGCGGGTTTCCGTCGCGGTCACGCTG encodes:
- a CDS encoding DUF418 domain-containing protein, producing the protein MATGAAVQSFGHTVLGCWALRAGLLTAERHVPAIRKLFAVTGIATIALWAWTLSLSPADENLARAGGNLAVVAAVAYLTGRMLLLRSALLRADLLPLQRYGRMALTSYLPHAILGLAVVGALRCGRSRRRCSCCCTCRSGWWLSRFTYGPFEWLWRAGIDRLDPLPGGRHGFRSGVHGKSPRVRCGGGESTAVLSGRA
- a CDS encoding hemerythrin domain-containing protein; amino-acid sequence: MSEALTDVVAVVETRLTHDLHRRATTLLAEGAADPAVPLPALAELRDFLVQNLHHHHESEDDELWPLITAVAPDAGKGLVDLGDEHDELDRKLDALAAVPLESDAGRPALRDAAVAVRDLIHQHLEHEEPVLFPALREHLPAEKWAKFSQHVIATAPPIAPHLMVGFFDQVGTPEEVDVVLSGLPEPVRPLLPALRQQGKQALQVLAGAGAPA
- a CDS encoding dioxygenase; protein product: MSGAVSPGQTEVEEGLVEEVVASFADAPSARLREVMTSVVRHLHAIVRETRLTEQEWNTAIEFLTQTGHITDDRRQEFIMLSDVLGVSMQTVAVSNQLFGNATEATVFGPFYHEGSPEVPNGGDIAAGAHGQPCWVEGTVTDPEGKPLPGARLEVWENDEDGYYDVQYTDGRVAGRAHVFADENGNYRFWALTPTRYPLPTDGPVGRLLEAAGRSPWRAAHLHFMVTHEGHRRLVTHIFVQGDDLSDVVFAVRESLVLPFGQQPAGAPTPDGRDLGDATWSRVRFDVVLAPEK
- a CDS encoding AMP-binding protein, which encodes MTDVFTPGPGLTVFSLRPPAASAARFRAEDVWRDGSPLDDLARWRDETPDALALVARCVDTGETTRLTYREYARLVSVYAGALKELGVGPGQVVALQLPNVWQVNVLLLACFAVGAVVAPIMPTIRSRELERVLTRVGASVCVTADGASLAELAPRLPRLRHWIVLGSPDFAVFERAQPIPLSEARVNPDQVSLALFTSGTTGEPKAALHTLNTEYATAAAHVTDDEPGVFSTPHSLTHTGGIFFCLMRPLLTGGCGVVSDRWDPAAVADLLAETGVTQLLTAPVFLTELMPHLRRGALRLVTTLGTATPAPLIADVARVLGLPLRTCWGMTEAGGTLMRADDPPDWALHSVGRISRGSELGLRTDLPEITAEKPARLYVRGATVCVATVGRDTGSLHVLADHDHGWYDTGDLAIPDGRGGIRLLGRDADRIGGVLMIPAADVESALLDHPAITDVALVGYPDPSAGELAAAVVVPGPTPPTLAELRDFLAGIGMTEWYWPSRLELVTDLPRNAFGKVRKDLLAQQLKTGWQTTGS
- a CDS encoding TetR/AcrR family transcriptional regulator — encoded protein: MSAGQQPWQQLLPPQERGRARRAKIVEAATKLIDEHGPHSPEVTLRAIADGAGTSAATIYHYFPDVDSVIAAVAAQYMENLIAAVERVHAKHHESFHDLLDANITSYRKHFAKWPGLRELWFDRRASDNVVLIHAHYRETLTELWRQKATEFKGAPVDAMTCRIAIEMVGALWDFAFSLDPRGDERVVAEIRELAHDYYRRRVGI
- a CDS encoding nitroreductase family protein is translated as MDVYEALYTTRVMRRMKPDPISMESQCRILDAAIRAPNGGNTQPWRFVVVDDPGLKAKLADVYARCREREYADIVAGRLGVVKYHDRDEWWETMRSQIKRSGDYFGEHFAETPLLVFLFTAEAHYGANVFPAVWSAMLAARAEGIGGVLSTLLRFEESTVCELLGVPVDEGWSLGAMLAFGYPLGRWGIAAKRRPVHEVARRNGWDGAFGAEVPEPLWSPDFS
- a CDS encoding glycosyl hydrolase family 65 protein; this encodes MSERTGEGKVGRRGFLALAGAGAAGAAGLAAAPPAAAAAPPGPAPRTVYTLPTLEFSDERTQNLVGARYEDALTDVVGINTAYADPPTYDKAGLLTYPPGTFVRAGGGYPAPQRWTRDAAVNAWNAVSLLGPAVGRNTLLSVVDEGPIVQQDNQWWDQIVWVLGAWHHYTVTADADFLATAYEIGVATLAQRKAKSFDTTRGLFKGPSFMNDGIAGYPAPPWEPGIHSSFVLDYPQSAELLCLSTNCLYHGAFLALANLARALHKDGRAHEADAAKLRTAINAHFWRADAGTYGYFVHGTGPLAGQLDASQEGAGLAFAILLGVADDTRIASLLRTAHWEPHGIVNSYPHFARFSDEKPGRHNVVVWPMVHSFFGHATAHARRADLFGRAVTDLASLVTATNGNFYEIYDSKTGAVQGGWQTGGSGNLEQFTSQPDQAWSATGYLRMLYAGLFGLTFTPDGLQFAPCLPAGWGTATLRGLSYRDTTLDVTLHGSGTRVSACTVDGRPAPPKLPAGLSGHHDVRLTLE
- a CDS encoding AraC family transcriptional regulator produces the protein MEPYPYRTFTTCGLREARRFALWEQHNEETLVRLACRTLTQGSFEGWETSLLVGEFKIANITATAHVVERDRRLIRRNESGRVALYFTLFGEAFFYHDKGIRLQQPGTLLVCDLDHPFLRGFAQGLREYVLMVPKPTFEELTASAAPLTPTTRRFSLTDTTGSPAADLARLLRDLLAAPPLAGPGTEARIRALLTELAEGERHPLAAQHRRRVLAHIDAHLGDRGLTTSSVASAVGLSNRQLTRVFSQGGVGRVIRERRLRSAYERLTTDPAAPISRVAHACGFASHAHFTRAFREHYGVPPSAIRSA